A genomic stretch from bacterium includes:
- a CDS encoding MtaA/CmuA family methyltransferase produces MSIFKNVLASLLRERKSFYPCLSANPTPTFEQMKAVNSFFPAAHKDPEKMSHLAIAGHKLIGFDAVRIPFCQTIEAEALGCEVFLGSDNIPTVISHPYRIGDKFILPDDILKRGRIPVLLEAIKIIKDEVKEVPLIVGLVGPFTITGYLFGMTQLLMQMAISPEEILPYMEMALQVNEILVKAVEEAGADIICVEDMTASTDMISPDMYKDFILPYHEKLFSFISLPSILHICGNVTPIIGYMAETGADALSIDDKTDLRRARDITKMKVTLLGNLNPSTTLLHGDEKKVREATRKAIRDGIDIVAPGCALPLGTPSSNLRAMVEETHKASLPKTFTGISAPIYPFRLYGIEEKKGKEITPEVETPFPRIREAVLKGNKEECRKATEEALSIANPEEVIEKGLVKAMDEVGKLWEEGYFFLPQVMLSADALMEGLELCERKMGARLKKKGKVVLFVAKGDIHTIGKNIVKALLSASGFEVIDLGVDIDDEEVIRAVKKHKPVLLGGSALMTTTMSAFPRIAKRLLEEGIEIPFACGGGAVNEEFCDTFPLGIYGGEARRAPLIAEAALEGKNWREIKEMFR; encoded by the coding sequence ATGTCTATCTTTAAAAATGTTTTAGCTTCGCTTTTGAGGGAAAGAAAAAGCTTTTACCCCTGCCTCTCCGCTAATCCAACGCCTACATTTGAGCAAATGAAGGCAGTTAATAGCTTCTTCCCCGCTGCTCATAAAGACCCCGAGAAGATGTCCCATTTAGCGATTGCAGGTCATAAATTAATCGGATTTGACGCAGTAAGAATCCCCTTCTGCCAAACTATTGAAGCGGAGGCGCTTGGTTGTGAGGTTTTCCTTGGTAGCGACAACATACCAACTGTCATATCCCATCCTTATCGCATAGGGGATAAGTTTATCCTTCCCGACGATATCTTAAAAAGGGGAAGAATACCCGTCCTCTTGGAAGCAATTAAAATTATCAAAGACGAAGTTAAGGAAGTGCCCCTCATAGTTGGACTTGTTGGCCCTTTCACAATAACCGGCTATCTGTTTGGGATGACCCAACTTCTTATGCAGATGGCTATTTCACCCGAGGAGATTCTTCCTTACATGGAGATGGCCCTACAGGTGAATGAAATTCTTGTTAAAGCTGTTGAGGAGGCGGGTGCTGACATAATCTGTGTTGAGGATATGACCGCCTCCACTGATATGATTAGTCCAGATATGTATAAAGATTTTATTCTTCCCTATCACGAAAAACTTTTTTCCTTTATATCTCTCCCCTCAATTCTCCACATTTGCGGGAATGTTACCCCTATAATCGGATATATGGCTGAAACTGGTGCTGACGCCTTAAGCATTGATGATAAAACAGACTTGAGGAGGGCAAGAGATATTACTAAAATGAAAGTTACTTTGCTGGGTAATCTTAATCCTTCCACTACCCTTCTTCATGGGGACGAGAAAAAAGTTAGGGAAGCAACAAGAAAAGCCATCCGGGATGGAATCGACATAGTTGCTCCTGGCTGCGCCCTCCCCCTTGGTACCCCCTCTTCTAACCTGCGTGCGATGGTTGAGGAAACGCATAAGGCAAGCCTACCAAAGACCTTCACAGGAATATCTGCTCCCATCTATCCCTTCAGACTCTACGGAATTGAAGAGAAAAAGGGAAAAGAAATAACCCCCGAAGTGGAAACTCCCTTTCCCCGTATAAGGGAAGCAGTGCTTAAAGGTAATAAAGAAGAATGCAGGAAGGCGACCGAGGAAGCCCTTTCAATAGCCAATCCCGAAGAAGTAATAGAGAAGGGATTGGTTAAGGCAATGGATGAGGTAGGGAAATTATGGGAAGAAGGCTACTTCTTCCTTCCCCAAGTTATGCTCTCCGCTGATGCTCTAATGGAGGGGTTAGAACTATGCGAGAGGAAAATGGGGGCAAGGTTGAAGAAAAAGGGGAAAGTGGTGCTTTTTGTGGCTAAAGGCGATATTCATACCATTGGCAAGAACATAGTGAAAGCACTCCTTTCTGCTTCTGGGTTTGAAGTAATAGATTTAGGAGTGGATATTGATGATGAGGAGGTTATAAGGGCAGTGAAGAAGCATAAACCGGTTCTTTTGGGGGGTTCGGCACTTATGACCACGACTATGTCTGCATTTCCCCGCATCGCCAAAAGACTTCTGGAGGAGGGTATAGAAATCCCCTTTGCCTGTGGAGGAGGAGCAGTTAATGAGGAATTTTGTGATACATTCCCCCTGGGCATATATGGAGGTGAAGCGAGAAGGGCTCCGCTGATTGCTGAGGCAGCGTTAGAGGGTAAGAATTGGAGAGAAATCAAAGAAATGTTTCGTTAA
- a CDS encoding methanol--corrinoid methyltransferase encodes MSSMVYENWQEMLFGISKKPIKCGLGLEIGSGEVIPEIKPHPRPGMEASLDSLLEEYKRITNDIMERAIKLGFPSIMLEIEHVAQLTLNPAWGEEVVKICKDILHKFHQRYGIKCALRATIADVRRSEHNLRKSKETDLLFESFERCARAGADVLSIESIGGKEVFNYALTRQDLPGILFAIAVLGSRDMEFLWDRIVEIAEQYESIPGGDTDCAHANTAMMLAGGMVGGDFPHTVAALIRAMAGARSLVAVERGAKGPLKDCGYENPIIKAITGVPISMEGKTAACAHMDLMGNLAASVCDLWSNEAVEYRDMFGGTTIAVFTEILGYDASLFNTALATGYAECLRDLLVASDKYRDPQALVISPDVAWEIGKVVADTQGYYLRAKRAVLKAGEIIKRELKEGNLQIPQRELDALDSALLQLSSLPDDEEKFTHDMKGKYETLVEDFLPSSYDI; translated from the coding sequence ATGAGTAGTATGGTTTATGAAAATTGGCAGGAGATGCTCTTCGGCATCTCAAAAAAGCCGATAAAGTGTGGCTTAGGCTTGGAGATTGGTTCAGGGGAGGTTATCCCCGAGATTAAGCCGCATCCTCGCCCCGGAATGGAAGCCAGCCTTGATTCACTGCTTGAAGAATACAAACGCATTACAAATGATATAATGGAGAGGGCAATAAAGCTTGGATTTCCCTCCATAATGTTGGAAATAGAACATGTTGCCCAACTCACCCTTAACCCGGCTTGGGGTGAAGAGGTCGTAAAGATTTGTAAGGATATCCTCCATAAATTTCATCAAAGATACGGGATAAAATGCGCTCTACGAGCCACGATAGCTGATGTGAGGAGGAGTGAGCATAATTTGAGGAAGAGCAAGGAGACAGACCTATTATTTGAATCTTTTGAAAGATGTGCCCGAGCGGGAGCAGATGTCCTCTCTATTGAATCAATAGGGGGCAAAGAGGTCTTCAATTACGCTCTCACTCGTCAGGATTTGCCAGGCATTCTCTTCGCCATAGCTGTATTGGGAAGCAGGGATATGGAATTTCTTTGGGATAGAATCGTTGAGATAGCGGAGCAATACGAATCCATCCCGGGTGGAGATACGGATTGTGCCCACGCTAACACCGCGATGATGCTTGCTGGCGGGATGGTAGGGGGAGACTTCCCGCATACCGTTGCCGCTCTAATTAGAGCAATGGCGGGAGCCCGCTCTTTGGTTGCGGTGGAAAGGGGAGCTAAAGGACCTCTTAAGGATTGTGGATACGAAAACCCCATAATAAAGGCAATCACTGGTGTCCCAATATCCATGGAAGGGAAAACAGCTGCTTGCGCTCATATGGATTTAATGGGAAATCTCGCCGCCTCGGTATGCGACTTGTGGTCTAATGAGGCTGTTGAGTATAGAGATATGTTTGGTGGCACAACGATTGCCGTCTTCACGGAGATACTTGGCTACGATGCTTCTCTGTTCAACACAGCCCTCGCTACAGGCTACGCTGAGTGCTTAAGAGATTTGCTGGTTGCTTCTGATAAATATCGTGACCCTCAAGCATTGGTCATCTCACCAGATGTAGCCTGGGAAATCGGAAAAGTAGTAGCCGATACCCAAGGATATTACTTAAGGGCGAAAAGGGCTGTTCTTAAGGCTGGCGAAATAATTAAAAGAGAGTTAAAGGAAGGGAATTTACAAATTCCCCAACGGGAATTAGACGCCTTAGATTCCGCTCTCCTGCAACTTTCTTCCCTTCCTGACGATGAGGAGAAATTCACTCACGATATGAAGGGCAAATACGAAACACTTGTTGAGGATTTCCTTCCATCTTCCTATGACATCTAA